A single region of the Lotus japonicus ecotype B-129 chromosome 4, LjGifu_v1.2 genome encodes:
- the LOC130711945 gene encoding probable pectate lyase 18: MPTSTSLSSLLFLFSLLTPTLISSSHLQDPELVVQEVNSKINASVARRNLGYLSCGSGNPIDDCWRCDPNWEKNRQRLADCAIGFGKNAIGGRNGKIYVVTDSGDDNAVTPKPGTLRYAVIQDEPLWIIFARDMVIQLKEELIMNSFKTIDGRGASVHIAGGPCITVQYVTNIIIHGIHIHDCKQGGNAMVRDSPKHFGWRTVSDGDGVSIFGGSHVWVDHCSLSNCNDGLIDAIHGSTAITISNNYMTHHDKVMLLGHSDSYTQDKNMQVTIAFNHFGEGLVQRMPRCRHGYFHVVNNDYTHWEMYAIGGSANPTINSQGNRFVAPNDRFSKEVTKHEDAPESEWKGWNWRSEGDLLLNGAFFTATGAGASGSYARASSLSARPSTLVGTITTGAGALNCRKGSHC, from the exons ATGCCAACCTCCACTTCACTCTCttccctcctcttcctcttctctctcctcACCCCAACCCTCATTTCCTCTTCCCATCTTCAGGACCCTGAATTGGTTGTCCAAGAAGTAAATAG TAAAATCAATGCCTCAGTGGCTAGGAGGAATTTGGGCTACCTATCATGTGGGAGTGGAAACCCCATTGATGATTGCTGGAGGTGTGACCCAAACTGGGAGAAGAACAGGCAGAGGCTAGCAGACTGTGCAATTGGCTTCGGCAAGAACGCCATTGGTGGAAGGAACGGTAAGATATACGTGGTCACCGACTCCGGCGACGACAACGCCGTCACTCCGAAGCCAGGGACATTGCGGTACGCGGTGATCCAGGATGAGCCACTATGGATCATCTTCGCCAGAGACATGGTGATTCAGCTGAAGGAGGAGCTGATCATGAACTCGTTCAAGACCATTGATGGAAGAGGAGCGAGTGTGCACATCGCTGGTGGGCCCTGCATCACGGTTCAGTATGTGACCAACATCATCATCCATGGGATACACATACATGATTGCAAGCAGGGAGGGAATGCTATGGTGAGGGACTCCCCAAAGCACTTTGGGTGGAGGACTGTATCGGACGGTGATGGTGTGTCCATCTTTGGTGGGAGCCATGTCTGGGTGGACCATTGCTCTTTGTCTAACTGTAATGATGGGTTGATCGACGCCATCCATGGTTCCACGGCGATTACCATCTCTAACAATTACATGACGCACCATGATAAGGTCATGCTGCTGGGCCACAGCGATAGTTACACCCAAGACAAGAACATGCAGGTCACCATTGCTTTTAACCACTTTGGTGAAGGTCTTGTTCAAAGAATGCCAAG GTGCAGGCATGGATATTTTCATGTGGTGAACAATGACTATACCCACTGGGAAATGTATGCTATTGGAGGAAGTGCTAACCCCACCATCAATAGCCAAGGCAATAGGTTTGTTGCACCTAATGACAGATTCAGCAAAGAG GTGACAAAGCATGAGGATGCACCAGAGAGTGAGTGGAAGGGGTGGAATTGGAGATCAGAAGGGGATTTGTTGTTAAACGGTGCGTTTTTCACAGCAACTGGAGCTGGAGCCTCTGGTAGCTATGCAAGAGCTTCAAGCCTGAGTGCAAGACCATCAACCCTAGTGGGTACTATAACCACTGGTGCTGGTGCACTCAACTGTAGAAAAGGTTCTCATTGCTAG
- the LOC130712945 gene encoding uncharacterized protein LOC130712945, with product MGKSRKSKANVTASSKLTVEEQERKRFEEAQQILNAANAVNCVKKIEELVVCNEARVDFDNLARHEFDIRDQVDLQGWSGYFNRLCGPIYYKLVVEFWKNAVCNDYYVVSHVLDRKIVISEESIAKLLGMEFQQGKRIKNVDANVPDMRKLVNKAIYDNWSLEKTKLLSDIFTQNKLVKTLSDLGLHEDLAMSIGDALDGTKLKRTRIIDKVQVEPEEESSEEVRQMNHPVDDYPLWSKKDNPASILEYVRMLRSEGDPITLEEFIKGLPDSPPEMTAASKSVVIREPIPEPSLERTPVQSPQKSQSDSSESSMDSSIGTQEEEDDTNRGGVVHSNSEEGSLRRNVKRKVVMEESSGEETEDDDIPLIKRQRVQVTQVEEEVEQDDSEIIGHVLQVIRGSSEAEESTDSDEAPIAKRKKLPLKGPLQKKEPEPKQASESASEVQRERRSKIASDPARTARLTISTTLRGSSKAHTESINLDFALEVIPEQPVPISTSLPTSIQTVPPQTEPHTQTISQAETQAPHLNILTATTSIPSISIQISSTSTTTESIPHINSFTKGIAQSEATLRDLVQKFTPKPSSTSRTFLITESGEIPAEKDDGDEDVQILEPPFNVQPIQQVASYFEDQLTDAAVETSYVSLSHYSTVNSRDLSFTSPEKTATSKQRQETIPEIERMDESDHSGQGKVHVDESAPSGQNRTESSNASSSNSTNTPQPIMDLAPSFRPQSLTQLIQEFSDEATRRLQWLYQRQRVLHRVCEPMRRAMAARTHVVSERTSEDAEMIPAEVAEDSTEEIIIHEAAEVDEVQMEVPTQVEAEVQAPIDVPIQAPEPAPHPEVALLAARIDRIQDDQQRLFQMVEHQGIIQSEQSRQIQESSSRMENMMKYLIENLPSSSKP from the exons atgggcaaatcaaggaaatcaaagGCGAATGTTACTGCTTCTTCCAAGCTGACTGTCGAAGAGCAAGAGAGGAAAAGATTCGAAGAAGCTCAGCAAATCCTGAACGCAGCCAATGCGGTCAACTGCGTCAAGAAGATTGAAGAACTAGTTGTGTGCAATGAGGCAAGAGTGGACTTTGATAACCTGGCTAGACACGAGTTTgacatcagggatcaagtcGATCTGCAAGGTTGGTCTGGCTATTTTAATCGGCTTTGTGGCCCTATCTATTACAAACTAGTTGTGGAATTCTGGAAGAATGCTGtatgcaacgactactacgtcgtttcTCATGTGTTGGATAGAAAGATTGTTATCTCCGAGGAATCCATTGCAAAATTGTTGGGAATGGAGTTCCAACAGGGCAAGAGAATCAAGAATGTGGATGCTAATGTTCCTGACATGAGGAAATTAGTAAATAAGGCTatttatgataactggtctttgGAGAAGACAAA GCTGCTCTCAGATATTTTCACTCAGAACAAACTGGTCAAGACTCTGTCTGACCTAGGACTTCATGAGGATCTGGCtatgtccattggagatgctctcgaTGGGACTAAGTTGAAGAGAACGCGGATCATTGACAAAGTTCAAGttgaacctgaagaagaatcatCTGAAGAGGTTCGTCAGATGAACCACCCTGTTGATGACTATCCTCTCTGGTCTAAGAAGGATAATCCAGCAAGtattctggaatatgtgagaatgctcagaagtGAAGGAGATCCAATCACTCTCGAGGAATTTATCAAAGGACTTCCTGATAGTCCTCCTGAG ATGACAGCTGCATCAAAATCTGTGGTCATCAGAGAACCAATTCCAGAACCCTCTCTTGAAAGAACTCCAGTGCAGTCACCTCAGAAATCTCAGTCTGATAGCTCTGAGAGCTCTATGGATTCCTCCATTGgaactcaagaagaagaagatgacacCAACAGAGGAGGAGTTGTTCACTCTAACTCTGAAGAAGGTTCACTCAGAAGGAATGTCAAGAGAAAAGTTGTCATGGAAGAATCTTCTGgtgaggaaactgaagatgatgacatTCCCCTGATCAAGAGGCAAAGAGTTCAGGTAACTCAAGTTGAGGAGGAAGTTGAGCAGGATGATAGTGAGATTATTGGGCATGTGCTCCAAGTTATAAGGGGatcttcagaagctgaagaatccactgattctgatgaagcgcCCATAGCCAAGAGGAAgaaactgcctctgaagggtccacttcagaagaaggagcCAGAACCAAAGCAAGCATCTGAGAGTGCTTCAGAGGTACAAAGGGAAAGGAGATCAAAGATAGCTTCTGATCCTGCAAGGACTGCCAGACTCACCATATCTACAACCCTCAGAGGTTCAAGTAAGGCAcatactgaaagcattaatttagATTTTGCGTTAGaagttattcctgaacaacctgtACCTATATCTACCTCCCTGCCAACCTCAATCCAAACAGTTCCACCTCAAACAGAACCACACACACAAACCATATCTCAAGCCGAAACACAAGCTCCCCACTTAAACATCCTAACTGCTACCACTTCCATTCCATCCATCTCAATCCAAAtctcttccacatccaccacaactGAGTCTATACCTCACATCAATTCATTCACTAAGGGTATCGCTCAGAGTGAAGCCACCTTGAGGGACTTGGTTCAAAAATTCACACCCAAGCCTTCATCCACCTCAAGAACCTTTCTAATAACTGAATCTGGTGAGATTCCTGCTGAGAAAGACGATGGAGACGAGGATGTTCAGATTCTAGAACCTCCTTTCAATGTGCAACCTATCCAGCAAGTAGCCTCTTATTTTGAAGATCAGCTCACAGATGCTGCTGTTGAGACCTCTTATGTATCCTTGTCTCACTACTCCACAGTGAACTCAAGAGATCTGAGTTTCACCTCGCCTGAGAAGACAGCTACATCCAAGCAAAGACAAGAGACCATTCCTGAGATTGAAcgtatggatgaatcagatcattcTGGACAAGGGAAGGTTCATGTGGATGAATCAGCACCTTCAGGGCAAAATAGAACTGAGAGTTCTAATGCATCAAGCTCTAATTCAACCAACACTCCTCAGCCAATCATGGATTTGGCACCCTCCTTCAGACCACAAAGTCTTACTCAACTCATTCAAGAGTTCTCTGATGAAGCAACCAGAAGACTGCAATGgctatatcag aggcagagggTGTTACACAGGGTTTGTGAACCCATGAGAAGAGCAATGGCTGCAAGAACACATGTTGTCTCTGaacgtacctcagaagatgctgagatgattccagcagaggttgcagagGACAGTACTGAAGAGATCATCATTCATGAAGCTGCAGAGGTTGATGAAGTTCAGATGGAAGTACCTACTCAAGTTGAGGCAGAAGTTCAAGCACCTATAGATGTTCCTAttcaagctccagaaccagCTCCACATCCGGAAGTTGCTCTCCTGGCTGCCAGAATTGATAGGatacaagatgatcagcagagactgtttcagatggttgagcatcaAGGCATCATTCAGAGTGAACAAAGTCGGCAGATTCAGGAATCTTCAAGCAGAATGGAGAACATGATGAAGTATCTGATCGAGAATCTCCCATCCTCATCAAAGCCTTGA